GCGAGTCCAGCGGTTTCTCGAAAAGCCCTCCTGGTCGGAGGTAATCAGCGACACCGTCAACACCGGCATCTACATCATCGAACCCGAAGTGCTGAACCTCATGCAGCCCAATCAAAACTACGACTGGAGCGGAGACATCTTCCCGGCTTTGCTCCGAGAGGGCAAGCCGATTTATGGGTATGTGATGGACGGTTACTGGGCCGACGTAGGCACGCTCACCCAATACCGCGAGGCCCAGCACCACCTTCTCTCTGGGTCGGTGGACCTTCCGATTCCGGGCACGGAACACTCGCCCGGCGTCTATATGGGAACGGGTTGTGAGGTCGAACCGGGCGCCACCCTGTTTCCTCCCCTTTGTTTGGGCAACCACTGCAAGGTCAAGAGCGGCGCGCAGGTCGGCCCCTACACCGTCGTCGGCGACAACGCTCTGATCGAAGTTGGGGCTCGCATCGAGAGGTCCGTACTTTGGGACAGCGCGTATGTCGGCGCGAACGCTCACGTCAGCTCGGCCATCGTCGGTTCACGCGTCACCCTCAAGATGGACGTCCAAGTTCAAGAAGACGCAGTGATCGGCGATCGGTGTTTGATCGATGTCGGATCGAAAATCCGCCCTCGCGTGAAGCTCTGGCCCGACAAGATCATCGAACGAGGCTCGACGGTTACGATGAGCTTGATTTGGGGAAACCGGTGGCGGGGCAACCTGTTTCGGGATTTGGGCGTTGCCGGCCTCAGCAATATCGAGATCACGCCCGACTTCGCTTGCCGGCTCGGAGCGGCATTCGGTTCGTGCCTGCCGCCCCCTCACCGCGTGGTCACCAGCCGAGACAGCACCCGAAGCTCGCGCATGATCAAGAGGGCGATCGCGGCAGCCCTGCTGGGAGTCGGGTGCGACGTGATCGACATGAGGAGCACGGCCGTGCCCATCGTTCGGCACTTCGTGAGGAGCATCGGCGCAGCGGGAGCCGTCAATGTCAGGAAACTGCCTACGAACAGTCGAGTCACGCTCGTCGAGATGTTCGACAGCCGCGGCACTTACCTTCCTCGGTCCCTCGAACGAAAGGTCGAGAACACGTTTTTCCGGGAGGACTTTCACCGGACCGACCCGGACGATCTGGGCAGCATCACTTACGCGGCGAGGGCGATCGAACGCTACGAACACGACTTCTTCGAGGTTTTGCAACCCCCCGAAACCGAGAGCAAGCTGCGTGTCGTCTGCGATTACGGCCACACCCCGTTGGCGGCCCTCTTTCCAGGGATGATGTCCAAGCTCGGGATTGAAACCATCAGCTTGAACGGCGCTAACGACTCCAAGCTCGCGCCCCGAACGCCCGAGGAGATTGAAGCGCACACTGAAAACCTCAAGCAGATCGTCGCCAAGCTGCATTACGACCTCGGAGTCCTCTTCTTCCAGGAGGGGGAGAGAATGGCCGTGGTGGACTCGCAGGGCAACGCCCACTCCGGGACCAACCTCCTCGCCGCGATGACGACGCTCGTGGCCCAATCGGAAAGCGAGCCGACCTTCGCGATCAGCGTCACCGCGCCCACTCGGATGGAGTCCGACCTGAAGTCGCGCGGCGCGCACATCATCCGAACGAAGGCGGACGTCCGGTCGCTGATGAACGACGCGCTCGACGCGGGAGTCACGATGGCGGGCGACGATCAAGGCGGCTTCGCGTTCCCCGACCTTCACCCCGGATTCGATGCGATGTTCGCTTTCGCCAAGCTCATCGCCATGCTCCAGAAGCTCAGGGTGAGCCTGGCCGACGTCGCCACCGACCTGCCCCAGTTCCGAATGGCGTATTCGCGCGTCGCCTGTCCGTGGGAAGTGAAGGGCCTTGTGATGCGCCGCATGGCAGAGGACTCGCAGGAGTCCAACAAGGTCGAGACCGTGGACGGAATCAAGATCTTCGACGCCGACTCCTGGGTTTTGGTGATCCCCGACGCGCTCGAGCCCTACGTTCACGTGTACGCCGAGACCCAAGACCAAGACGCGAGCGATTCGCTCGTGGGCGAGTATGTCAGGCGAATTGAAGGCCTTGTCCCCCAATAGACTTTAGGGACTGGGCTCGTCGGGAGGGGGACGAAACTCCTCGATGCTCACCGCCGATACGCGGCCGGACGGGCTGAAAGTAATCCGCGCGTCCTTCATCACGAACATCTCCGCTGCGGGTTTGGAATATCTCCAGACCTCGTTTCCGGCCCCTTCGAGCGAGATCGCATCGGGAACGCCCAAACGGGAACGAACCTGCTCCTTGCTCATCCCGGAGACGACCTCGCCGCGCTCCACCTGATCCACCGGATGGGTTTCGAGGGCAGGCCCCAAAATCCAAAGGACTCCAATCACGGCGACCAGCACAAAGGCCACCGGCCCCCCGATCATAAACAGGTAATCGTACCAGGTCAGGTTCGGTTTTGAGGTCGCCACAGCCTCACTCGCCCCCAGGGAATCCCCGCTCTCCTCGTCGATTTCTTCTCATACTGGAAAACTCTGTATATAATAAAACCTGACATACGCCTCTCGACGAGGGATGCCCTCAGAGAGGTTAAGGAGGGATCAACTTGAAATCCTTGTACAAGCATATTGGACTCCTCATCGGCACTGCATTCTTCGTTGGATCAACCCAAGCCGTACTGTACACCTTCAGCGACCCGATTGACGGGTTGCAGGAGGTTCCGCCCAACGCCTCACCCGGCAGCGGCACGGCGTTTGGAACCTATGATTCGTCTACCATGACGCTCTCGATCGGCACATCGGCCTCCGGGCTCCTTGGACCCGTGACTGCCGCCCACATCCACGGCCCCGCTGTGCCCGGCGTCTCGGCCGGAGTCGTGTTTCCGCTTTCGGGCGCGACTGGATCGACATCCTATTCGAGCGCTGATGTGTTCGTGCTGACGCCAACCCACGAGGCCGCGTTCCTCGGAGGTCTTTGGTACGTGAACATCCACTCGTCGGTGTTCCCCGGCGGGGAGATCCGCGGCCAACTGCACCCCGTGCCCGTTCCTGAGCCCGGAACGATGGTTGCGTTGTTGCTCGGCGCTGGCATTGCCGCGCGTCGTCGACGAAAATAGTTCGGTCTTGTGGCCAACAGCAGAGGATCCCCTCCCAGCGCTTGCGCGGGAGGGCCCTTTTTCTTGTGTTGCAGAAACGCAAAGGCTCGCGCTAGGGCAACTTGTGCCCCAGTTTCTCGCGCTTGGTCTTGAAGTACATCTTGCGCGCGTCTTTCTCTTCGGCGATCAGGGGGACATGCTCCACGATTTCCAACCCATAACCCGTCAACCCGGCGACCTTGGCGGGGTTGTTCGTCATCAATCGCAGCTTCCGCACCCCCAAATCGGTGAGCACTTGCGCGCCCAGGCCGTAGTCCCTCAGGTCGGCCTTGAAGCCCAATGCCTGGTTGGCTTCGACGGTGTCGAGTCCTTGATCCTGGAGTTCATACGCCTTCAGCTTGTTGATCAGCCCTATCCCCCGCCCCTCCTGAGGGATATAGACGACGACTCCGCGCCCCTCGGCCTCGATGGCCGCGAGGGCCATGCCGAGTTGATCGCCGCAATCGCAGCGCAGCGAGCCCAAGAGGTCGCCCGTCAGGCAACTCGAATGTACGCGAGTGAG
The genomic region above belongs to Candidatus Nitrosymbiomonas proteolyticus and contains:
- a CDS encoding NDP-sugar pyrophosphorylase/phosphoglucosamine mutase; its protein translation is MAKVTKAVVMAGGEGSRLRPITSSRPKPLVPVCNRPIMEQILGLLVRHGIRDVTATVHYLADEIQGYFGDGSEFDCSISYSVEDTPLGTAGSVKKAEDELRGAPFLIISGDSLTDCDLSSAIEFHRSKGAVVTLVLSRVENPLEFGVVVTDPDGRVQRFLEKPSWSEVISDTVNTGIYIIEPEVLNLMQPNQNYDWSGDIFPALLREGKPIYGYVMDGYWADVGTLTQYREAQHHLLSGSVDLPIPGTEHSPGVYMGTGCEVEPGATLFPPLCLGNHCKVKSGAQVGPYTVVGDNALIEVGARIERSVLWDSAYVGANAHVSSAIVGSRVTLKMDVQVQEDAVIGDRCLIDVGSKIRPRVKLWPDKIIERGSTVTMSLIWGNRWRGNLFRDLGVAGLSNIEITPDFACRLGAAFGSCLPPPHRVVTSRDSTRSSRMIKRAIAAALLGVGCDVIDMRSTAVPIVRHFVRSIGAAGAVNVRKLPTNSRVTLVEMFDSRGTYLPRSLERKVENTFFREDFHRTDPDDLGSITYAARAIERYEHDFFEVLQPPETESKLRVVCDYGHTPLAALFPGMMSKLGIETISLNGANDSKLAPRTPEEIEAHTENLKQIVAKLHYDLGVLFFQEGERMAVVDSQGNAHSGTNLLAAMTTLVAQSESEPTFAISVTAPTRMESDLKSRGAHIIRTKADVRSLMNDALDAGVTMAGDDQGGFAFPDLHPGFDAMFAFAKLIAMLQKLRVSLADVATDLPQFRMAYSRVACPWEVKGLVMRRMAEDSQESNKVETVDGIKIFDADSWVLVIPDALEPYVHVYAETQDQDASDSLVGEYVRRIEGLVPQ